In Scomber japonicus isolate fScoJap1 chromosome 19, fScoJap1.pri, whole genome shotgun sequence, a single genomic region encodes these proteins:
- the prune2 gene encoding protein prune homolog 2 isoform X2, which yields MNSDGGEGRPVPPTSLPLQGGPTQRKKLSAPRISLSLDQSEDDLGETPDDLDINVDDLDTPDEGDYLDYTDHEMDWEDPNAANKSGASEPYNPIPTYSAEEERQDSKLWRTVVIGEQEHRINMKIIEPYMKVISHGGYYSNGVNAIIVFAACFLPDSDREDYHEIMENLFLYVISTLELMVAEDYMIVYLNGATPHRRMPGLGWLKKCYQMIDRRLRKNLKSFIILHPSWFIRTVLAITKPFISAKFSSKIKYVNNLDELQDLIPMDCIQIPECIIRLDKELKEAAENSKMNSFLYGPEPTAAGRTEPDKAGASSS from the exons ATGAATTCTGACGGGGGTGAAGGCAGACCAG TCCCTCCTACCTCTCTACCCCTGCAAGGAGGTCCAACCCAAAGAAAAAAGCTATCTGCCCCTCGTATCAGCCTGTCATTGGACCAGAGTGAGGATGACTTGGGGGAGACGCCAGATGATCTTGACATTAACGTCGATGACCTCGACACTCCAGATGAAGGGGATTACCTCGACTACACGGACCATGAAATGGACTGGGAAG ATCCGAATGCAGCCAATAAGAGTGGGGCAAGTGAGCCGTACAATCCAATCCCGACATACAGTGCTGAGGAGGAGCGTCAGGACAGCAAACTGTGGAGGACAGTGGTCATCGGGGAACAGGAGCACCGCATCAACATGAAGATCATTGAGCCTTACATGAAAGTCATTTCCCATGGAG GCTACTATAGCAACGGAGTGAATGCCATCATAGTGTTTGCTGCCTGTTTCCTGCcagacagtgacagagaggaCTACCATGAAATAATGGAAAATCTTTTCCT TTACGTAATCAGCACACTGGAGCTGATGGTAGCAGAGGACTACATGATCGTCTACCTGAATGGAGCCACTCCCCACAGAAGAATGCCAGGCCTTGGTTGGCTAAAGAAATGCTATCAGATGATTGACAGAAG GCTCAGGAAGAATTTGAAATCCTTCATTATTCTCCATCCATCATGGTTTATCAGGACGGTTCTAGCCATTACCAAGCCCTTCATAAG CGCCAAGTTCAGCAGCAAGATAAAGTATGTGAACAATCTGGATGAGttgcaggatctcatccccatGGATTGCATCCAGATCCCAGAGTGCATCATTAG ACTTGACAAGGAACTGAAAGAGGCCGCAGAGAACTCAAA AATGAATAGTTTTCTGTACGGACCGGAGCCAACAGCAGCAGGCAGAACAGA ACCAGACAAAGCCGGTGCCAGCAGCTCTTAA
- the LOC128380523 gene encoding guanine nucleotide-binding protein subunit alpha-14-like: MDECCLSAEDVERLRIHREIERQLRRDKRDSHRELKLLLLGTGESGKSTFIKQMRIIHGSGYSEADRKGFTRLVFQNIVTAMKALIDAMKSLHIDYVDDQNISYAEKLSQVEADQVSTLQSWQVDAIKRVWNDHGIQRCYDRRREFQLSDSAKYYLTDLARISEAQYIPTLQDILRVRVPTTGIIEYPFDLSKVIFRMVDVGGQRSERKKWIHCFENVTSVIFLAALSEYDQVLFESNNDNRLRESLALFKTILSYPWFQESSTILFLNKTDLLMEKITKSHLATYFPEYTGSQGDAETAKKFILQMYVENHAGRHKPLYSHYTCATDTENIRVVFKAVKDTLFRENLEKFNLE; the protein is encoded by the exons ATGGATGAgtgctgtctgtctgctgaAGACGTGGAGAGACTGAGGATAcacagagaaatagagagacagCTTCGTCGTGATAAAAGAGACTCTCATCGGGAGCTGAAACTGCTGCTTTTAG GGACTGGTGAAAGTGGGAAGAGCACTTTCATCAAACAAATGAGGATCATCCATGGCAGTGGATACAGTGAAGCTGACAGGAAAGGTTTCACTCGGCTGGTGTTTCAGAACATCGTCACAGCCATGAAGGCTCTGATCGACGCCATGAAGAGTCTACACATTGATTACGTCGATGACCAGAACATT AGCTACGCAGAGAAGCTGAGCCAAGTGGAGGCAGACCAGGTGTCCACTTTGCAGTCCTGGCAGGTGGATGCCATTAAGAGAGTGTGGAATGACCATGGTATTCAAAGGTGCTATGATCGCAGGAGGGAATTCCAGCTATCTGACTCTGCCAAATA TTACTTAACCGATTTGGCCAGGATCTCAGAGGCCCAATACATCCCCACTCTGCAGGACATACTGAGGGTCAGGGTCCCCACAACAGGCATCATTGAGTACCCCTTTGACCTTTCAAAAGTTATCTTCAG GATGGTAGATGTGGGTGGTCAGCgatcagagaggaagaaatggaTCCACTGTTTTGAGAATGTCACCTCTGTCATATTCCTGGCGGCTCTCAGCGAGTACGATCAGGTCCTTTTTGAGAGTAACAATGAT AATCGACTGAGAGAGAGCCTCGCCTTGTTCAAGACCATTCTCTCATACCCCTGGTTCCAAGAATCCTCTACCATCCTCTTCCTGAACAAAACAGACCTGCTAATGGAGAAAATCACAAAGTCTCATTTGGCAACCTACTTCCCGGAATATACTG GCTCCCAGGGTGACGCTGAAACTGCGAAAAAGTTCATCTTGCAAATGTATGTGGAGAATCATGCTGGGCGCCACAAACCCCTTTACTCACACTACACCTGTGCCACAGACACGGAGAATATCCGGGTTGTCTTCAAAGCCGTCAAAGATACACTCTTCAGAGAAAACCTTGAAAAGTTCAACCTGGAATAG
- the prune2 gene encoding protein prune homolog 2 isoform X1: protein MNSDGGEGRPGEFPPTSLPLQGGPTQRKKLSAPRISLSLDQSEDDLGETPDDLDINVDDLDTPDEGDYLDYTDHEMDWEDPNAANKSGASEPYNPIPTYSAEEERQDSKLWRTVVIGEQEHRINMKIIEPYMKVISHGGYYSNGVNAIIVFAACFLPDSDREDYHEIMENLFLYVISTLELMVAEDYMIVYLNGATPHRRMPGLGWLKKCYQMIDRRLRKNLKSFIILHPSWFIRTVLAITKPFISAKFSSKIKYVNNLDELQDLIPMDCIQIPECIIRLDKELKEAAENSKMNSFLYGPEPTAAGRTEPDKAGASSS, encoded by the exons ATGAATTCTGACGGGGGTGAAGGCAGACCAGGTGAGT TCCCTCCTACCTCTCTACCCCTGCAAGGAGGTCCAACCCAAAGAAAAAAGCTATCTGCCCCTCGTATCAGCCTGTCATTGGACCAGAGTGAGGATGACTTGGGGGAGACGCCAGATGATCTTGACATTAACGTCGATGACCTCGACACTCCAGATGAAGGGGATTACCTCGACTACACGGACCATGAAATGGACTGGGAAG ATCCGAATGCAGCCAATAAGAGTGGGGCAAGTGAGCCGTACAATCCAATCCCGACATACAGTGCTGAGGAGGAGCGTCAGGACAGCAAACTGTGGAGGACAGTGGTCATCGGGGAACAGGAGCACCGCATCAACATGAAGATCATTGAGCCTTACATGAAAGTCATTTCCCATGGAG GCTACTATAGCAACGGAGTGAATGCCATCATAGTGTTTGCTGCCTGTTTCCTGCcagacagtgacagagaggaCTACCATGAAATAATGGAAAATCTTTTCCT TTACGTAATCAGCACACTGGAGCTGATGGTAGCAGAGGACTACATGATCGTCTACCTGAATGGAGCCACTCCCCACAGAAGAATGCCAGGCCTTGGTTGGCTAAAGAAATGCTATCAGATGATTGACAGAAG GCTCAGGAAGAATTTGAAATCCTTCATTATTCTCCATCCATCATGGTTTATCAGGACGGTTCTAGCCATTACCAAGCCCTTCATAAG CGCCAAGTTCAGCAGCAAGATAAAGTATGTGAACAATCTGGATGAGttgcaggatctcatccccatGGATTGCATCCAGATCCCAGAGTGCATCATTAG ACTTGACAAGGAACTGAAAGAGGCCGCAGAGAACTCAAA AATGAATAGTTTTCTGTACGGACCGGAGCCAACAGCAGCAGGCAGAACAGA ACCAGACAAAGCCGGTGCCAGCAGCTCTTAA